In the genome of Cynocephalus volans isolate mCynVol1 chromosome 10, mCynVol1.pri, whole genome shotgun sequence, the window TTTTACTTGTATATCAAATAAACATGGTTACATCAAATTGTGGTAGCTAATATTTAAGAGGATTCTGTATTATCTTAAGGGATAAAGAAAAGCACACTATAAAGAGAAGTATAAAAAGTCACCCAGGGAGACACCACCATTGACTTGACTGCTCTGCAGCTGGCAGGGAGTAGACGCTGAGGCATCCCAGATCATCAGAGTGCCAGTGTGCTCTTCCACTCAGGGGCAGGGTATTTTTACATACAAGTCAAACCTCTTCTCTGCTGCGATGCTGAAGACGTTTCCGAAGGACCCCAGAAAAACAGCACCGCTGGGTATTTAGGCACCATTTCCAGATGTGCCCCTCTTCATCTCTGACAGCAGTCACTGTGCTAAATGTCTTGATAGAGAAGGTCATATTTGGGAATATTCTTGGGATCAATAGGACTTTGGACAATAAGTTTTCCCCTCATTGCTCCTCGATAGATTACTTCAATCAAATCTATGAAATCTTGTTTGGTTTTGAAACTTCCCACAAACTTGGTGTGATCTGGAGATCTAGACAGCATAGAAGAGAACCACTTTCAGAACTTTTAATAATTACTTGCTGAAGACTTTTAgggtaaacaaaataaatagtagCTTTGTAACTTTCTTCTTGTCAAGGAGACTTTAGACATAAAGCCTGACATAGATTTTTCTGTTGGCTTTTCCCATATGACTAAAACCAGTGCTGTGTTCTATGGCATGGCTCTCAGGGCTGTGAAAGAAGGGCCATAAGCCCATTGTTAACCACTTCATTCATCACTATGTAACAAGAAGGAAAGTCACCTCTGTCACCCAATAATATGGGTATACAATTTGTGCAGTGCTCTATTTAAGTGACCAATTAATTCAAATTCATAAACGAAAAGTAGGGTTTAGTTTATATTAAACCTACATCTGTAAATTATTATAGTCTTTATGATGTATTTGTGTTTTCAGacttattttcagaaataaaaacatttaaagctaaataaacaagtaaaaaataaaaccagtgaaGTGGGCCATTAGCCTGAAAGCCCTGTCACCTGAAAAGATTCTGCTTCCAAATCTATTTTAATCATTTCTCAATTCATTATCAAGTAGAATTCACTGAGTGTGGGAGTGGGCAtagtttgtttgttgtttttggccaggcactgtgcaaagcccACTAACTAGTTATGGTCTCCAAGTTCCAGAAACTTATACTTTTGAGTGGTATTaacaagttgtttttttttttttcccccaaatatttcaaACACCAGGTGTGTTTAGTGtagaaattttttagaaaaaaaattaaatcaccaGTGAGGCCAGAGGTCACCTCTTGGTATAGATCCTTCCACTCTTATGTGTAAGCATTTGTGTATACGCGTGTACATacgtgttttcttttttcacaatTAATGGGAATCATAATATACAAACCAGTTAGTTATGAGCTTTTTTCCAACTAACATATACTTCTTTTAAAGTCATTCACTATATATCTACATCACCATATTAAATTCCTGGACATGCAATTACTGCATTAAAAAGTTTAAACACTTTTAAAGTGTTTGATACAGTGTCATAAATTGCCCTTTAAAAAGTTTCTACTGAATTAATACTTACATCAGCTGTGTTCCAGGAGAATAAACAgctttaaaacatgtaaaatagaCAATATTTAATGCACTTGCAAATAGATAATGACAAAGCGGCTACAGAGATCTAGACAAGTGGACACCTCAACCACAGTAGGAAATGATAAGAATTATACGCACATTCAATAATAAATGTTAAGTTTTGTGACGCTAACTGGGGGGAGTGGAAGGAATTAGAGAAGACTTCATGTTACTTATTCTTGATGGGATTTGTTGAAGAATGACTTCAAAATTCTGAGTAGTAGAAGGTAGACAATTTGGCAAAAGGGAAGCATATCTTAGTCTGCTGGAAATGCTTCTTTTATAAATGCCATCTACCCATTCCAAAAGGTTAAGAACAACTACTTTGTCTTAAATGAAATTCCTGGGGAACTTTTTAAGTTCTACATTTAGCTAATATGGCTCTTCTATATGTTCTAGACTTAAGGAAGGTTAGTGCTTCACAACTtaagttgaaaattaaaatttgccAATCATACCTGAAAGACTCTCATTTTGTACCAAGGTTTTACATAAAAAATTAGAGAGTGCATGAATTGAGGAAATAGTACCAGTATAAGACTCACAGAACCAACATCACATGCAAACAGGTGAACTACTGTATCTGCTCAGATAAAGAAAACTTTCAGGACTGTAATAACTTCCAGTCAACTTAACTTACCCATAATCCACTTTCATATGTTGCCCATTGAAGAAAAATACAGTAGATGGAATATAACTGATGTCAAAATACTGTGTATAAACTGGAGTTTGGTCCACATCTACCAGGTATATAGTAGCCATTTTACTTAAGTCAGAAGAGGTCTTAGAAAGCTGCAAATGACCAGAGAGATGTAGGTTATAATATGAGAAGTAGTTAATGTTTTTTATGTGAAACTTTTTACTACAATAGagtattttgtttgaaaaaattcCTGGGCCAAGAATCTAGCCCATTTAGGTTCCACATTAGACACAGTGTAactttatcattcagagtctgaTTGACTGGCAGGCTTATGAGAGCGCCCTGGGTAATACTGTGTcaatatatttcttcctttttttctttctttgattgttttataaaagtaattcatgctcacttaaaagaaaacaactcaGAAATATGTAATGCAGACACTGAAATTCCCCCAAATCTCTTTCCTCCCAATACTCCCAGAAATGGTAATTATAATAACAGCAAATGCTTACATGACACTGTGTGCTAACTGTCCTACGTACTTTACActtgttaactcatttaatccctacAAAATTCCTATGAAGTATGCACTATTAGAGtctccactttatagatgaagaaactgaggcacggagggAGGTAAAGTAATCTTCCCTAGGCTACACAGCTGAGCAatagggctgggatttgaactttgGCAGCTTAGCTTCAGAGTGTATACTCTTGGCCTCTGTGATATTTCCTCCTCAAGGGTCTTTATCCTCTGGTCCTTTTCCCCTTGTGATAACATATCACAACACTCTTTTAACCACAGTACTGAGGATTCTTACACTCAATCCCCACAGTGGATGGCAGCAAGAGAAATGGTGAGAAGACATCTTAGTAGTGGTTAAATCTCTCTTCATAATAAACAGAGACAAGAATATTCCAATTCTGTCCCATACCCCTCCTCCTTACTAATCAGAGTGGGAAGATGTGCTGTGAAATCAGAGATTATCACCAGGCACATACTGGAGGTAGCACACTAGAAAAGAGTATTTTCAGGGCTTGActgttagttcagttgattacaGTGtgggttataacaccaaggtcaagggttcggattcccatactgaccagctgccaacaaagaaaagagtATTTGAGTATTTGCAGCTAGAGAaaactgagttcaaatcccagtgcTGCAATTTAGTGGATCTGTGCCTATGGGAAGTTACTTCACCTCCCTGGCATTCATTTCCCCCACTGGGAAACGGTGCTACTATTATCCTGCTGTTATGAGCATGGAAAAAGAGCATGTTCATAGACGCTTAATGTTTTCTGCTCTTCCACTGCCTTGTCAGTGAAACTGAGCTCTGACAGCTGCTACTGGGGAAGGACATCCAGACAGTTTCAGCACAATCACAGATTTGGGGGGTCAGGTCAGGGCAGGCACATGAACAGTCTTAGTGAAAGTGTGGTAATGAATCAACAgtcagggccgaccctgtggctcactcaggagagtgcggcgctgggagcgccgaggcagcgggtttggatcctatatagggatggccggcactcactgactgagcatggtgcgggcgacaccaagccaacggttacgatccccttaccggtcacacacaaaaaaaaaaaccaaaaaacaaaacagtcatCATGTCCCCAGCCTTGACTCTTTCCTTTCATGTATTTTGCAGATGCTGAAGTGAGAATATacagatttttaataaaa includes:
- the TXNL4B gene encoding thioredoxin-like protein 4B; this translates as MSFLLPKLTSKKEVDQAIKSTAEKVLVLRFGRDEDPVCLQLDDILSKTSSDLSKMATIYLVDVDQTPVYTQYFDISYIPSTVFFFNGQHMKVDYGSPDHTKFVGSFKTKQDFIDLIEVIYRGAMRGKLIVQSPIDPKNIPKYDLLYQDI